The following proteins are co-located in the Sulfurovum sp. TSL6 genome:
- the polA gene encoding DNA polymerase I gives MKTITIIDTFGFFFRSYFALPPLRNSDGFPTGLLTGFANLVDSLHRDHSTDYLVFALDAKGRTFRNDLYPEYKAHREAAPDDLIKQLPVAIEWIEQMGFANLSREGFEADDVITTVTKFAREKGLKVRIVSHDKDLYQMIDDGVVVMYDSVKKQEVDEQACVDKFGVRPKDFINFQAILGDSSDNIPGVKGIGKVGASKLINQYHTLEAIYDDIENCGTPRIQKLLLESKDKAFLSRELVTMRTDVFKDIDVESFVFEDKNYLSCLLEEFEKYEMKQAIKKAKVGLEETDCPVVEKPKSPGLSFEAVTLDSKEKLNSVIESIDKDAIVAFDTETTGLDTKVAKLVGFSFCLDAQKAYYVPVGHNYLGVEAQVSLDDAISALKKLMTFQVVGQNLKFDFSLLYNQFDMEPIIPYADTMIMAWLSNPGSKVGLDTLAKTFFKYEMKPFKEMVKKGEDFSAVSIEDATFYAAEDAWMTYLLYGAIKKKMELSSLTPLLKEAKNVEYPFMNVLIRMERLGIKIDPSKLEALQKTLSEDLATLTSEIYELSGSEFNIKSTQQLGVVLFQQLGLKGGKKTKTGYSTNEAVLSSLVGEHPIIEKILEYREYQKILSTYVDPLLKLANSDEHSRIYTSFGQTGTATGRLSSRDPNLQNIPVRSALGRSVREAFVAKEGYKLISIDYSQIELRLLAHFSKDAALMDAFNKGVDIHLATAIKLFGEDEAKEKRNLAKSVNFGLLYGMGPKKLSEDVGIAQVEAKEIIKNYFASFPTVKSFLEGIQERVKIDGYVETILKRRRIFDYENANGMQKAAYMRESVNTVFQGSAADLIKLSMNQIDTMIREENLDAFMLLQIHDELIFEVKEEKVEEISKRFVHTMENVLELDVPLECSVSVGDSWGELK, from the coding sequence ATGAAAACCATTACGATTATAGACACATTCGGATTTTTCTTTCGTTCCTATTTTGCACTTCCTCCTCTGCGTAATTCGGATGGATTTCCTACGGGGCTTTTAACCGGTTTTGCCAATCTTGTGGACTCTTTGCATCGTGACCATAGTACTGATTATCTGGTTTTTGCTTTGGATGCAAAAGGCAGAACATTCCGTAATGATCTCTATCCGGAATACAAAGCCCACCGTGAGGCAGCACCGGATGATCTGATTAAACAGCTTCCTGTTGCTATAGAATGGATAGAACAAATGGGTTTTGCCAATCTCTCAAGAGAAGGATTTGAAGCGGATGATGTCATCACGACGGTTACAAAATTTGCAAGAGAGAAAGGGTTAAAGGTACGTATAGTATCACATGATAAAGATCTCTATCAGATGATCGATGATGGCGTAGTGGTCATGTATGATTCTGTCAAAAAGCAAGAAGTAGATGAACAGGCATGTGTGGATAAATTCGGTGTACGCCCTAAAGACTTTATCAATTTTCAAGCCATACTGGGGGACAGTTCAGACAATATCCCCGGTGTAAAAGGGATAGGAAAAGTAGGTGCATCGAAACTTATCAATCAGTATCATACACTTGAAGCTATCTATGATGATATTGAGAATTGCGGTACACCGCGTATACAGAAACTTCTTTTGGAAAGTAAAGATAAAGCATTCTTATCCCGTGAATTGGTTACCATGAGAACAGACGTTTTTAAAGACATCGATGTGGAAAGCTTTGTCTTTGAAGACAAGAATTACCTCTCTTGTCTACTCGAAGAGTTTGAAAAGTATGAGATGAAGCAAGCCATCAAAAAAGCGAAAGTAGGGCTGGAAGAAACAGACTGTCCGGTAGTAGAAAAACCAAAAAGTCCAGGTCTCAGTTTTGAAGCAGTTACGTTAGACAGTAAAGAGAAGCTAAACAGTGTAATAGAAAGCATAGATAAAGATGCGATAGTGGCCTTTGATACAGAAACCACAGGACTGGATACTAAAGTAGCCAAACTGGTAGGGTTCAGCTTCTGTTTGGATGCCCAAAAAGCATACTATGTACCTGTGGGGCACAATTACCTGGGGGTAGAAGCACAGGTAAGTCTTGATGATGCGATCAGCGCACTCAAAAAGCTAATGACATTCCAGGTCGTGGGACAAAACCTTAAATTTGACTTTTCGTTACTCTATAACCAGTTTGATATGGAGCCGATCATACCCTATGCAGATACGATGATCATGGCATGGCTTTCAAACCCTGGAAGTAAAGTGGGGCTTGATACACTTGCCAAGACATTTTTCAAATATGAGATGAAGCCTTTTAAAGAGATGGTTAAGAAAGGAGAAGATTTCTCAGCAGTTTCTATAGAGGATGCTACTTTTTATGCGGCAGAAGATGCGTGGATGACCTATCTTCTCTATGGCGCGATCAAAAAGAAAATGGAACTCTCTTCACTCACTCCTCTTTTGAAAGAAGCTAAAAATGTAGAGTATCCGTTTATGAATGTTTTGATACGTATGGAACGTCTGGGTATTAAAATAGATCCTTCTAAACTGGAAGCACTTCAAAAAACACTCAGTGAAGATCTTGCTACCTTGACTTCAGAGATCTATGAACTCAGCGGATCTGAGTTTAATATCAAATCGACACAACAGTTAGGCGTAGTACTCTTTCAACAACTGGGACTCAAAGGCGGGAAGAAAACAAAGACAGGATACAGTACCAATGAAGCGGTATTAAGTTCACTGGTCGGGGAACATCCTATTATAGAAAAGATCCTTGAGTACCGTGAATATCAGAAGATACTCTCTACCTATGTGGACCCTTTGCTTAAGCTGGCCAATAGCGATGAGCACAGTCGCATCTATACTTCTTTTGGTCAAACGGGTACAGCGACGGGACGTTTAAGTTCACGTGATCCTAACTTACAGAATATTCCTGTGCGTTCAGCACTCGGACGCTCGGTAAGAGAAGCTTTTGTAGCTAAAGAGGGCTATAAATTGATCAGTATTGATTACTCTCAAATAGAACTTCGACTTCTTGCACACTTTTCAAAAGATGCCGCTCTTATGGATGCTTTTAATAAAGGCGTAGATATTCACCTAGCGACTGCGATTAAACTTTTTGGAGAAGATGAGGCTAAAGAAAAACGGAACTTGGCAAAATCTGTCAACTTTGGTCTACTCTACGGTATGGGACCGAAAAAACTCTCTGAAGATGTAGGAATAGCACAAGTAGAAGCCAAAGAGATCATCAAGAACTACTTTGCATCGTTCCCTACAGTCAAAAGTTTTCTTGAAGGTATTCAAGAGCGTGTCAAGATAGACGGTTATGTGGAAACCATACTGAAAAGAAGACGTATATTTGATTATGAGAATGCCAACGGGATGCAAAAAGCAGCCTATATGCGTGAATCAGTCAACACCGTTTTCCAAGGAAGTGCCGCAGACCTTATAAAACTCTCTATGAATCAGATAGACACGATGATACGTGAAGAGAACCTGGATGCATTTATGCTATTACAGATACACGATGAACTTATCTTTGAAGTGAAGGAAGAAAAAGTAGAAGAGATCTCTAAACGTTTTGTACATACGATGGAGAATGTATTGGAGTTGGATGTTCCATTGGAGTGTTCCGTAAGTGTAGGCGATAGCTGGGGAGAGTTAAAGTAA
- a CDS encoding formylglycine-generating enzyme family protein, translating into MLKSYFDDNFVQLPRGSFLMGSDDALAKEREKPLHEVHIDYDVAMAKRQVTVEEYMLFAQATGAEVPEERHEHLGFDVPVRRVRYHDAKAYCAWKTQRDGVTYRLPTEAEWEYACRAGSTGNYCFGDEVTEFGDYAWYADNSEGVTHDVGTKKPNAWGLYDMHGNVWEWCADWYSENYDHTPTDGSAYKISNEKGRVLRGSSWNGSAENSRCSSRINLGSGGRNYFVGFRVLIEL; encoded by the coding sequence ATGTTGAAATCATATTTTGATGATAATTTTGTTCAGCTTCCTCGAGGGTCATTTCTTATGGGGTCTGATGACGCACTTGCCAAAGAGAGAGAAAAACCTCTGCATGAAGTGCATATCGACTATGATGTTGCTATGGCCAAGAGGCAGGTGACGGTAGAAGAGTATATGCTCTTTGCACAGGCCACAGGAGCAGAAGTACCTGAAGAGCGACATGAACATCTTGGTTTTGATGTACCTGTAAGACGTGTTCGTTATCATGATGCGAAGGCGTATTGTGCATGGAAGACACAAAGAGATGGTGTAACCTACAGACTTCCTACAGAAGCTGAATGGGAATATGCCTGCAGGGCGGGAAGTACAGGAAATTATTGTTTTGGTGATGAGGTAACAGAATTTGGTGACTATGCCTGGTATGCAGATAACTCAGAAGGTGTGACGCATGATGTCGGTACAAAAAAGCCAAATGCATGGGGATTGTACGATATGCACGGAAATGTATGGGAGTGGTGTGCAGACTGGTACAGTGAAAATTATGACCATACACCTACAGATGGATCAGCCTATAAAATATCCAATGAAAAAGGCAGGGTCCTACGTGGCAGTTCCTGGAATGGAAGTGCTGAGAACAGCCGCTGTTCTTCCCGGATCAATCTGGGCTCTGGCGGACGCAACTATTTTGTAGGGTTTCGTGTACTGATAGAACTATAG
- the ccsA gene encoding cytochrome c biogenesis protein, which produces MKYIFSMKMAVFMLFAFGALVGTATFIENDYGTQTARALIYKAQWFEVFLGYFVAILVYNIIKYKSYKTKPAVFLFHFSFLVIALGALVTRYIGYEGVMHIREGDSSHTMLSDAKVLQIHATEGEKSATFEKELYFSTMTDNDLTETLTVGDKKVQVELLKYLPTAQEKAVPSEEGKKLLELKISTGQKGEIYYIAKGERKDFGGFYLGYEIEPTTDKPTFLIKEEGSDYKVHFPFVLKTLNMNDRSSGELNAGENEFKNRMLYRFGSNAIVLKDIHEKAIVKLDSHDIKTQRGQAEYMQWKVSVGDESKIITTRPYQGKSGKVKQMELNGVHIDMHVGAKLINLPFSIKLENFELERYPGSMTPASYSSDVVLIDKEQDINMPYKIYMNHILDHRNYRFFQSSYDPDEKGTVLSVNHDPGTLPTYIGYILLTIGMIWSLFSPSGRFQKLLKGARKLQTSAAAVAMVALLALSPQNLNAASPTIDEDMLKTMQSYDAEHARNFGKIAVQDHQGRMKPMDTVAHDVIAKITGRSVLFDLEPTQMLLGMIMQPELYQNVPMIKVGHKKIAVTLGFPEDTKYAKFTDFFSQADNSYKIFSAVTEASQKKPLEKTQYDKELIKIDERVNVAFMAYQGSLLRIYPKPNDANNKWMAPLDAIKAFPKEQSDAVRISIAAYFQMVAQGLKTGNWANATIALKGIRQYQEKYGSAVIPSQNHIDMEIKYNKFGLFGKLVPLYLILGLLLLVFAFINVLKPAFSMKWIMRIALAVLIVGFAMHIVGLGIRWYIAGHAPWSNAYESIVFIAASTVLAGVILARHSPFALAGTAILAGVTMGVAHMNFINPEITNLVPVLKSYWLMIHVATIISGDGFFGLGSILSLLVLILYIIRGKNGSENIDRSIKELTNLSEMGLIIGLFLLTIGNFLGGVWANESWGRYWGWDAKETWAAVTILIYATVLHLRFIPALKSNFIYNVSATWAYSTVLMTYFGVNYYLSGLHSYAAGDPVPIPMWVYYAVAGLFVLTLLAARNRKLN; this is translated from the coding sequence ATGAAGTATATTTTTTCCATGAAAATGGCTGTGTTTATGTTGTTTGCGTTTGGTGCACTGGTGGGGACCGCAACGTTTATAGAAAATGACTATGGTACGCAAACAGCTAGAGCACTGATCTATAAAGCACAATGGTTTGAAGTTTTTTTGGGCTATTTTGTGGCTATTCTTGTTTACAACATCATCAAATATAAAAGCTATAAAACCAAACCTGCTGTTTTCCTCTTCCACTTTTCATTTCTAGTCATTGCATTAGGGGCACTTGTGACACGTTACATAGGATACGAAGGTGTCATGCATATACGTGAAGGAGATTCAAGTCATACGATGCTTTCAGATGCAAAGGTTTTGCAAATCCATGCTACAGAAGGTGAGAAGAGTGCAACGTTTGAAAAAGAGCTTTACTTCTCAACGATGACGGACAATGATTTAACTGAGACTCTTACAGTTGGAGATAAAAAAGTACAAGTAGAATTACTCAAGTATTTACCCACAGCACAGGAAAAAGCAGTACCGTCTGAAGAAGGAAAAAAACTTTTAGAACTGAAGATCTCAACAGGTCAAAAAGGTGAAATATACTATATTGCAAAAGGTGAAAGAAAAGACTTCGGCGGTTTTTATCTAGGATATGAGATCGAACCTACGACCGATAAACCTACTTTCCTTATAAAAGAAGAGGGTAGCGACTATAAAGTGCATTTTCCTTTTGTACTGAAGACACTTAATATGAACGATAGAAGCTCAGGTGAATTGAATGCAGGTGAAAATGAGTTTAAGAACAGAATGTTATACCGATTTGGATCAAATGCTATCGTTTTGAAAGATATACATGAAAAAGCTATTGTGAAGTTGGACTCTCATGATATCAAGACCCAAAGAGGTCAGGCTGAGTATATGCAGTGGAAAGTAAGTGTAGGAGATGAGAGTAAGATCATTACGACTCGACCGTATCAAGGTAAAAGCGGAAAAGTAAAACAAATGGAACTCAATGGCGTACACATTGATATGCATGTAGGGGCGAAGCTAATAAACTTGCCATTTTCTATCAAGCTTGAAAACTTTGAATTAGAGCGTTACCCAGGTTCTATGACACCTGCATCCTACTCCAGTGATGTAGTACTGATCGACAAAGAACAAGATATCAACATGCCGTATAAAATCTATATGAACCACATTCTTGACCATAGAAACTACCGTTTCTTCCAGTCATCCTATGACCCGGATGAAAAAGGTACAGTGCTTTCTGTGAACCATGATCCGGGAACTCTGCCTACATACATTGGATATATATTGCTGACGATTGGGATGATCTGGTCTCTGTTCTCACCTAGCGGAAGATTTCAAAAACTTCTTAAGGGAGCAAGAAAATTACAGACATCTGCAGCAGCAGTAGCTATGGTCGCTCTTTTGGCACTCAGTCCACAAAACCTGAATGCAGCATCTCCTACTATTGATGAAGATATGCTCAAAACAATGCAGTCCTATGATGCTGAGCATGCAAGGAACTTTGGAAAAATTGCAGTACAGGATCATCAGGGGCGTATGAAGCCTATGGATACGGTTGCCCATGATGTTATCGCTAAGATCACGGGAAGATCAGTACTTTTTGATCTAGAGCCTACACAAATGCTACTTGGAATGATCATGCAGCCTGAACTTTACCAAAATGTACCGATGATCAAAGTGGGACATAAAAAGATCGCTGTGACACTCGGATTTCCTGAAGATACAAAATATGCAAAATTTACAGATTTCTTTTCACAGGCAGATAACAGCTATAAGATCTTTTCAGCCGTCACAGAGGCCAGTCAGAAGAAGCCGCTTGAAAAAACACAATATGACAAAGAACTCATCAAGATAGACGAAAGGGTCAATGTTGCTTTTATGGCCTATCAGGGTTCTCTTTTACGTATTTATCCAAAACCCAATGATGCCAATAACAAATGGATGGCACCTCTGGATGCGATTAAAGCATTTCCCAAAGAACAGTCTGATGCAGTAAGAATAAGTATTGCTGCATATTTCCAAATGGTAGCACAGGGATTAAAAACAGGTAATTGGGCCAATGCAACTATTGCACTTAAAGGTATACGTCAGTACCAGGAAAAGTATGGATCCGCTGTGATACCAAGTCAAAATCATATAGATATGGAGATCAAATACAATAAATTTGGACTCTTTGGAAAACTTGTACCTTTATACTTGATCTTAGGTCTTTTACTTTTAGTGTTTGCCTTTATCAATGTGCTTAAACCGGCATTCTCTATGAAATGGATCATGCGTATCGCATTGGCAGTGCTTATAGTAGGATTTGCTATGCATATAGTCGGATTGGGTATACGTTGGTATATTGCAGGACATGCACCTTGGTCTAATGCCTATGAATCCATCGTGTTTATCGCTGCTTCTACAGTTCTTGCCGGAGTGATCCTGGCTAGACATTCGCCGTTTGCGTTAGCGGGTACAGCCATTTTGGCAGGTGTGACCATGGGTGTAGCACATATGAACTTCATTAACCCGGAGATCACTAACCTTGTACCTGTACTTAAGTCATATTGGCTCATGATACATGTGGCAACCATTATCTCCGGTGATGGTTTCTTCGGATTGGGTTCTATCTTATCACTTTTAGTCCTTATACTCTATATCATCAGAGGAAAAAATGGTAGTGAAAATATTGACCGTTCCATCAAGGAGTTGACAAACCTTTCAGAAATGGGGCTTATCATAGGTCTTTTCCTTTTGACCATAGGGAATTTCCTTGGAGGTGTTTGGGCAAATGAAAGTTGGGGACGCTACTGGGGTTGGGATGCTAAAGAGACCTGGGCTGCAGTGACCATTCTCATTTATGCTACAGTACTTCACTTAAGATTCATTCCTGCATTGAAGTCAAACTTCATTTATAATGTATCGGCTACATGGGCATACTCAACAGTGCTTATGACATACTTTGGTGTAAACTATTATCTCTCAGGCTTACACTCCTATGCAGCGGGTGATCCAGTGCCTATCCCTATGTGGGTATATTATGCAGTTGCAGGATTGTTTGTATTGACACTTTTGGCTGCTAGAAATAGAAAGTTAAACTAA
- a CDS encoding secondary thiamine-phosphate synthase enzyme YjbQ, whose translation MAIYQETITLSAKTKGFHLITSEIEKALLSIPSIETGLLHLFIQHTSASLSINENADPTVREDMENFFTELADDKPYYIHTYEGADDMPAHIKASMLGNSLTIPITNGRMNLGTWQGIYLGEHRDYGGNRRIVVTYYG comes from the coding sequence ATGGCTATATATCAAGAGACGATCACACTATCAGCAAAGACTAAAGGTTTTCATCTCATTACTTCAGAGATAGAAAAAGCGCTACTTTCTATACCCTCTATTGAGACTGGACTTTTACACCTTTTTATCCAACATACCAGTGCTTCACTTAGCATCAATGAAAATGCCGACCCTACTGTACGTGAGGATATGGAGAACTTTTTTACCGAACTTGCTGATGACAAGCCCTACTATATCCACACTTACGAAGGGGCAGATGATATGCCAGCACACATCAAAGCTTCAATGCTTGGAAATTCACTGACCATTCCTATAACCAATGGTAGAATGAATCTTGGTACTTGGCAGGGGATCTATCTTGGAGAACACAGAGATTACGGCGGAAACCGCCGTATTGTAGTGACATACTATGGTTAA
- the mscL gene encoding large conductance mechanosensitive channel protein MscL, protein MLEEFKKFLIKGNMVDMAVGFIFGGAFATVVKSMVANVVMPPVGLLMGRVDFSQLFIALDGNTYESMAALDKAGAPAIKYGMFINDVISFVILGFVVFMFIKSYNKLKEPETAKTPTTKICGECAETIPLAAKKCGYCGNTDV, encoded by the coding sequence ATGTTAGAAGAGTTTAAAAAGTTTCTGATCAAGGGAAATATGGTAGATATGGCAGTTGGTTTCATCTTTGGTGGGGCTTTCGCTACAGTAGTAAAGTCTATGGTTGCAAATGTAGTGATGCCTCCAGTTGGATTACTTATGGGAAGGGTTGACTTTTCTCAACTTTTTATAGCACTTGATGGCAACACATATGAAAGTATGGCTGCGTTAGATAAAGCAGGTGCACCGGCGATAAAATACGGTATGTTCATAAATGATGTGATCTCATTTGTGATCCTTGGTTTTGTGGTATTTATGTTTATTAAATCGTACAATAAACTCAAGGAGCCTGAAACAGCTAAAACACCGACGACAAAGATATGTGGTGAATGTGCCGAGACTATTCCTCTTGCGGCAAAAAAATGTGGATACTGTGGCAATACGGACGTCTAA
- a CDS encoding DUF3050 domain-containing protein, which yields MTTFPLENVKRLRKELATHPVYAAVTDMDDLTIFMQHHIYSVWDFMSLVKYLQNKIAPASTPWLPHGDAQVQRFINDIVLEEESDEGIPLEDGTPTYTSHFNLYRSAMEEVRKGSDTLINAFIDKMTSDSLETALKTIEIPSPAKEFMETTFNFVHSDKPHVIAAAFALGREHIIPEMFRALLDKMKISREEAEVFHYYLDRHIELDGDHHGPMSLRMLDLLCEGNEEKIAEAEEAALHAIKARIKFWDGVLLAIEESKKKSA from the coding sequence ATGACAACTTTCCCACTTGAAAATGTAAAACGCCTAAGAAAAGAACTTGCTACGCACCCAGTTTATGCAGCAGTGACAGACATGGATGATTTAACCATCTTTATGCAACATCACATTTACTCGGTTTGGGATTTTATGTCCTTGGTTAAATACTTGCAAAATAAAATTGCACCGGCAAGCACCCCATGGCTTCCTCATGGTGATGCACAGGTACAGCGTTTTATCAATGACATTGTTCTAGAAGAAGAATCAGATGAGGGTATTCCTCTAGAAGATGGAACTCCCACTTACACAAGTCATTTTAATCTTTATAGATCAGCTATGGAAGAAGTAAGAAAAGGGAGCGATACGCTGATTAACGCCTTTATAGACAAAATGACGTCAGACTCTTTGGAAACTGCGCTAAAAACGATTGAAATTCCTTCTCCGGCAAAAGAATTTATGGAAACGACATTTAACTTTGTTCATAGCGATAAGCCTCACGTTATTGCTGCAGCATTTGCTTTAGGTAGAGAACATATTATTCCGGAAATGTTCCGTGCACTGCTTGATAAAATGAAAATATCACGTGAGGAAGCAGAAGTATTTCATTATTATTTGGATCGCCATATAGAGCTTGATGGAGATCATCATGGACCCATGTCTTTACGTATGCTGGACCTGTTATGTGAAGGAAATGAAGAAAAGATTGCAGAAGCCGAAGAAGCTGCTCTCCATGCGATCAAAGCCAGAATAAAATTCTGGGATGGTGTTTTGTTGGCGATTGAAGAAAGTAAAAAGAAATCAGCCTAA
- a CDS encoding ThiF family adenylyltransferase → MRFQRCRMLFGDENFEKLQKAKILILGVGGVGSYALDCLYRSGVSDITILDYDVYDETNQNRQIGSEAVGMVKVDRLQDLYPGVKTIHQHMTMAWVQEFDFEPYDIVIDAADTTKVKIEVAKKCYKKLIMALGSAKRYDTNKIEVTSIWKTHGDALARKIRNELKKAKFDRNFTVVFSPEEDKCKEKGSCVAVTGAVGLTVCSEAIKRILK, encoded by the coding sequence ATGAGATTTCAGCGTTGTCGCATGCTCTTTGGAGATGAAAACTTTGAAAAGTTGCAAAAAGCCAAGATACTCATACTGGGTGTAGGCGGTGTAGGCTCCTATGCACTTGACTGTCTCTACCGTTCAGGTGTAAGTGACATTACTATCTTGGATTATGATGTCTATGATGAGACCAACCAGAATAGACAGATAGGTTCAGAAGCAGTAGGCATGGTTAAAGTGGACCGTCTGCAAGATCTTTACCCAGGTGTCAAAACTATCCATCAGCATATGACAATGGCCTGGGTACAAGAGTTTGATTTTGAACCTTATGACATCGTCATAGATGCAGCAGATACGACAAAGGTAAAAATAGAAGTCGCTAAAAAATGTTATAAGAAACTCATCATGGCACTCGGTTCAGCAAAACGTTATGACACCAATAAAATAGAAGTCACATCCATTTGGAAAACGCACGGTGATGCACTCGCTAGAAAAATACGCAACGAACTCAAAAAAGCAAAATTTGACAGAAACTTTACTGTCGTATTTTCACCTGAAGAGGATAAATGTAAAGAAAAAGGTTCCTGTGTAGCGGTTACAGGGGCTGTAGGGCTGACCGTTTGCTCTGAAGCGATAAAGAGGATCCTCAAGTAG
- the surE gene encoding 5'/3'-nucleotidase SurE produces the protein MKQILVTNDDGFESEGLVALVEALKPLGHVSVVAPTTEKSACGHSLTLTRPLNFVEVEKDFYKLDDGTPTDCVFLALNKIFTKERRPDIVISGINIGANMGEDITYSGTASAAMEAVLQGIPGIAISQVYKDKGESIKEFGYDLATQSIVTLVEKIFAKEFPLPPRKFLNINIPPMPSSKCKGFKVTRAGNRLYAHHAEVHHNPRGKEYYWIGLPALGWMETTGHVTDFEAINDGYVSITPVQLDMTSHDDIKSLDAWL, from the coding sequence ATGAAGCAAATATTAGTCACTAATGATGATGGCTTTGAGTCTGAAGGACTTGTAGCACTGGTTGAAGCACTCAAACCTTTAGGTCATGTCAGCGTTGTAGCACCCACCACAGAGAAATCAGCATGTGGACACTCACTGACATTGACCAGACCTCTCAATTTTGTAGAAGTTGAAAAGGATTTTTATAAGCTAGATGACGGTACACCTACCGATTGTGTTTTTCTCGCGCTCAACAAGATCTTTACTAAAGAGAGACGACCGGACATTGTGATCTCAGGCATCAATATAGGTGCCAATATGGGTGAGGACATCACATACTCCGGTACTGCATCAGCCGCAATGGAAGCCGTACTGCAAGGTATTCCGGGTATTGCCATTTCTCAAGTCTATAAAGACAAAGGTGAGAGCATCAAAGAGTTTGGATATGATCTGGCAACGCAAAGTATCGTCACTTTGGTAGAAAAAATATTTGCAAAGGAGTTTCCTCTGCCTCCACGTAAATTTTTAAATATCAATATCCCGCCTATGCCATCTTCAAAGTGTAAGGGTTTTAAAGTGACACGTGCAGGGAACCGTCTTTATGCACACCATGCAGAAGTACATCATAATCCACGGGGAAAAGAGTACTATTGGATAGGTTTACCCGCTTTAGGATGGATGGAAACAACCGGTCACGTTACAGACTTTGAAGCGATTAACGATGGTTATGTTTCTATCACCCCTGTACAGCTAGACATGACAAGCCATGACGATATCAAATCTTTGGATGCGTGGCTATGA
- the greA gene encoding transcription elongation factor GreA — translation MQKEPMLKETYNKLSEELEQLKSVERGTIAKIIDEARELGDLKENAEYHAAKDKQGLMEARIAELTDIIGRAQVVDPSTFPHTRVSFGSTIELTDQNTGEEVHYTIVGGTESNPSKGLISIQSPMARVLIGKEEGDEVSLVLPSGKKTYDIEEISYQEINLD, via the coding sequence GTGCAAAAAGAGCCGATGTTAAAAGAAACTTACAACAAACTTTCAGAAGAACTTGAACAATTAAAATCTGTGGAGAGAGGTACTATAGCTAAAATCATAGATGAAGCAAGAGAACTCGGTGACCTTAAGGAGAATGCGGAGTATCATGCAGCCAAAGACAAACAAGGACTGATGGAAGCACGTATTGCAGAGCTTACCGATATCATAGGGCGTGCACAGGTAGTTGATCCTTCAACTTTTCCACATACCAGAGTAAGTTTTGGATCAACAATAGAATTGACAGATCAAAATACAGGTGAAGAGGTACATTATACGATCGTAGGTGGTACAGAATCAAATCCGTCCAAGGGATTGATCTCTATTCAGTCTCCTATGGCTCGTGTACTTATAGGTAAAGAAGAGGGAGATGAAGTATCACTTGTACTCCCTAGCGGTAAAAAAACATATGATATTGAAGAGATCTCTTACCAAGAGATCAACCTAGATTAA